A window from Triticum aestivum cultivar Chinese Spring chromosome 6D, IWGSC CS RefSeq v2.1, whole genome shotgun sequence encodes these proteins:
- the LOC123146132 gene encoding disease resistance protein Pik-2, with the protein MAVVSSSLGVLGPLLGKLTGLLGDECARLKGVRREIRSLRSELTCMHGAVQKYTTLQDPDVQVKAWISLLRELAYDIEDVIDKFIYQLGNGGHHQGGFKEFFRKTARQLKTLGSRRGIANQINDLKIRLEQVKELKSSYKLDDITFEHSAVDPCLSALFVEEAHLVGIDGPRDELVKCMLEDESSSTKHRKVLSIVGFGGLGKTTLAREVYRKIQGEFHCHAFVSVSQKPNVKKIMKDLISRVPCKEDFKEGIETWDEAECIAKLKELLQDKRYLIVIDDIWSISAWDAIKYAFPENEFSSRIIATTRVVDVARSCSHGGNGRMYEMEALNDLHSKRLFFKRIFGSECCPDMLKQVSNKILKKCGGLPLAIISIASLLANRPLVKDEWERVRRSIGSTLDKNRSLDGMNNILSLSYNDLSPNLKTCLLYLCIYPEDYVIERDILVRRWIAEGLISEERGQSKQEVAENHFYELINKSMVQPVEIGYDGKARACQVHDMMLELIISKSVEDNFISLAGHGQTDLAKRDGLIRRLSVQHIDQELASILSNEDLSHVRSLTVIASTCIKHLPRLVRFEALRVLDFQDCKSLHEYDMNGIDKLFQLKYLSFRGTRMSRLPSEIVRLYDLETLDLRNTHIEELPARIILLSKLQHLLTETDSYYIVRKGGTKIPNGIGNMRNLEVISGFNIIKSSLCAVEELGNLTSLKELHLQLDGGGSQEYKRHEEMLLSSICNLGTCKLQSLWICSSNSTPFRFLDSWSPLPYNLQIFIMGGDYYLPKLPKWIVLALASLTYLDINLIEATEEDLRILGEMSALLCLSLAFSTVQKERLALQGVGFPCLKEFCLIRATHCASAIYLTFEEGAMPKLEKLALPLFASVAEEYGFYLGLGHLPFLRDAIVTLCNDADTSFEIKSAAAAAIRKEANGHPNHPMLSIYDRTDDRYYNSDEEENYSDEE; encoded by the exons ATGGCGGTGGTGAGTTCTTCGCTGGGCGTGCTGGGTCCCCTGCTGGGGAAGCTCACTGGTTTGCTTGGCGATGAGTGTGCCCGCCTGAAAGGCGTCCGCCGCGAGATCCGCTCGCTCAGATCCGAGCTGACTTGCATGCATGGCGCAGTCCAGAAGTACACGACGCTGCAAGATCCTGATGTTCAGGTGAAGGCGTGGATATCACTGCTAAGGGAGCTGGCCTATGACATCGAGGATGTCATCGACAAGTTCATCTACCAGCTTGGTAATGGCGGCCACCACCAGGGTGGATTCAAGGAGTTCTTCCGCAAGACTGCTCGCCAGCTCAAGACTCTGGGCTCTCGCCGTGGAATCGCCAACCAAATCAATGATCTGAAGATTCGTCTCGAGCAGGTAAAAGAGTTGAAAAGTAGTTACAAGCTGGATGATATTACCTTTGAACATTCAGCGGTGGATCCCTGCTTGTCCGCTCTTTTTGTTGAGGAAGCACACCTTGTGGGAATTGATGGTCCAAGAGACGAGCTTGTTAAGTGCATGCTGGAAGATGAAAGTAGCTCGACCAAGCATCGCAAGGTGTTGTCCATTGTTGGCTTTGGTGGGTTGGGAAAAACAACACTGGCCAGGGAGGTCTACCGCAAGATCCAGGGGGAGTTTCATTGTCATGCTTTTGTCTCGGTCTCGCAAAAGCCCAACGTAAAGAAAATTATGAAGGATTTGATCTCTCGGGTGCCTTGCAAGGAAGATTTTAAGGAAGGTATCGAAACTTGGGATGAAGCGGAATGTATTGCGAAGCTAAAAGAACTCTTACAGGATAAGAG GTATCTCATTGTTATTGATGATATATGGTCCATATCAGCATGGGACGCTATTAAGTATGCTTTCCCGGAGAATGAATTTTCTAGCAGGATTATAGCTACCACACGAGTTGTTGATGTAGCAAGATCATGTTCTCATGGTGGTAATGGCCGCATGTATGAAATGGAAGCCCTAAATGATCTCCACTCCAAACGATTGTTCTTCAAAAGAATATTTGGTTCTGAGTGCTGCCCTGATATGCTAAAACAAGTTTCGAATAAAATACTGAAGAAATGTGGAGGCCTCCCATTGGCAATTATCAGTATAGCAAGTTTATTGGCAAACAGACCGCTGGTCAAAGATGAGTGGGAGAGGGTCAGAAGGTCTATTGGTTCTACATTGGACAAAAACCGAAGCTTAGATGGAATGAATAACATATTATCCCTTAGTTATAATGATCTTTCACCCAATCTCAAGACCTGCTTGTTATATTTATGTATATATCCTGAGGATTATGTGATTGAGAGAGATATTTTAGTGAGGCGATGGATAGCAGAAGGCTTAATCTCTGAAGAGCGCGGACAAAGCAAGCAAGAGGTTGCCGAGAACCACTTCTATGAGCTAATAAACAAAAGTATGGTCCAGCCGGTTGAAATTGGCTATGATGGAAAGGCTCGTGCTTGTCAAGTCCATGACATGATGCTCGAGCTCATTATTTCAAAATCGGTTGAAGATAATTTCATCTCTTTGGCAGGCCATGGTCAAACTGATTTGGCAAAGCGTGATGGTCTTATTCGGCGACTATCAGTCCAGCATATTGACCAAGAGCTTGCATCCATATTGTCAAATGAAGATCTAAGCCATGTACGATCTCTGACAGTGATAGCATCAACTTGCATCAAACACTTGCCTAGGCTTGTCAGGTTTGAAGCTTTGCGTGTACTAGACTTTCAAGATTGTAAGAGTCTGCATGAGTATGATATGAATGGTATAGATAAGCTATTCCAGCTGAAGTACCTGAGCTTTAGGGGCACTCGCATGTCAAGGCTACCATCAGAAATTGTGAGGCTATATGATCTAGAGACGCTAGATCTTAGAAATACACATATAGAAGAATTGCCTGCTAGAATTATTTTGCTCAGTAAGCTACAACATCTACTCACTGAAACAGATTCATATTACATTGTTCGTAAAGGTGGAACAAAGATACCAAATGGGATTGGAAATATGAGAAATTTAGAGGTGATCTCGGGCTTTAATATTATCAAGAGTTCATTATGTGCAGTTGAGGAACTAGGGAATCTGACCAGTTTGAAAGAACTCCATCTACAGTTGGACGGTGGAGGATCTCAGGAATACAAGAGGCATGAAGAGATGTTGCTCTCCTCGATATGCAATCTTGGCACATGCAAACTTCAGTCTTTATGGATATGCTCTTCTAATTCAACACCCTTCAGGTTCTTAGATTCCTGGTCCCCTCTGCCATATAACCTCCAAATATTTATAATGGGCGGCGACTACTATTTACCAAAACTGCCAAAGTGGATTGTTCTAGCCCTTGCCAGTCTTACATACCTAGATATTAATTTGATTGAAGCAACAGAGGAGGATTTGCGGATACTTGGAGAGATGTCTGCCTTACTCTGCCTGAGTCTAGCATTCAGCACTGTCCAAAAAGAAAGGCTTGCCTTACAAGGCGTTGGCTTCCCGTGTTTGAAGGAATTCTGCCTTATTCGTGCAACCCATTGTGCAAGTGCAATTTACTTGACGTTTGAAGAAGGGGCAATGCCAAAGCTGGAGAAGCTTGCGCTGCCGCTGTTTGCTTCAGTGGCAGAAGAGTATGGGTTCTACTTGGGTCTTGGCCACCTCCCATTTCTCAGAGATGCCATAGTTACTCTTTGCAATGATGCTGACACATCTTTCGAAATCAAgtctgctgcagctgctgctatAAGGAAGGAGGCAAATGGCC